Proteins from one candidate division WOR-3 bacterium genomic window:
- a CDS encoding folylpolyglutamate synthase/dihydrofolate synthase family protein: protein MKVEAFLNSLVNYEKIPGYKYDLEAFKEFLKKLGSPQEKLKNVILIAGTKGKGSTATMINSCLIANGYKVGLFTSPHLTRITERIKINDQEITEKEIAKYIRIIKPHINFKTRIGARTFFEVLATTAFMHFVEKKVDFAVLEVGLGGRLDATNVFNSHIPVITRIGCDHMNLLGNKLSEIAHEKAGIIPKKLNPLRAEEKESVCITIHQRPSVNRVLQKAARERKYQLIFADDLHKIIIRNISIKGSKLIVNGALGKFGIFLPLTGRHQIENLQIALAVLYELKKRGFKIKISNIKTGIKKAKLSGRFEIVSEKPLIIYDVAHNEDSFKALRDNLKVLPEDVNKMYIIFGCSKDKDINYAVKNIFPLAQKVLLIKANNPRALDPLEIFKKAKSHSNNLIIASSMRNALEYALANMDYKSVLIVFGSFYFYADLIKAINLIDIKKV, encoded by the coding sequence ATGAAGGTAGAAGCATTTTTAAACTCTTTAGTGAATTATGAGAAAATACCTGGTTATAAATATGACCTTGAGGCATTCAAGGAATTTCTAAAAAAACTTGGCTCACCCCAGGAAAAGTTGAAAAATGTGATATTGATTGCTGGGACGAAAGGAAAGGGCTCGACCGCCACAATGATTAACTCCTGTTTGATTGCCAATGGTTATAAAGTAGGGCTCTTTACCTCACCCCATTTAACGAGAATTACCGAAAGGATAAAAATTAATGATCAGGAAATCACCGAAAAAGAAATTGCAAAATATATCAGGATAATAAAACCACACATCAATTTCAAAACCCGTATTGGTGCACGGACTTTTTTTGAGGTCCTTGCGACAACTGCTTTTATGCATTTTGTTGAAAAAAAAGTTGACTTTGCCGTTTTAGAAGTCGGACTTGGTGGCAGGCTGGATGCAACAAATGTCTTCAATTCTCATATTCCGGTGATTACCAGAATTGGTTGCGACCATATGAATTTGCTGGGCAATAAACTTTCTGAGATTGCCCATGAAAAAGCTGGGATCATTCCAAAAAAGTTGAATCCTTTGAGGGCAGAAGAAAAAGAAAGTGTTTGTATCACTATTCATCAACGACCTTCGGTCAACAGAGTTTTACAAAAGGCCGCCCGGGAAAGAAAATACCAGCTTATCTTTGCCGATGATTTGCATAAAATAATAATTAGGAATATCTCAATCAAGGGAAGTAAATTGATCGTTAACGGTGCGCTAGGAAAGTTTGGGATCTTTTTACCGCTCACTGGCAGACATCAGATTGAAAACCTCCAGATTGCACTGGCAGTTCTTTATGAATTGAAAAAGAGGGGATTTAAAATCAAAATCTCCAATATTAAAACGGGAATAAAAAAAGCAAAACTTTCGGGTAGGTTTGAAATTGTATCAGAGAAACCATTGATAATCTATGATGTTGCGCATAATGAAGATTCATTTAAAGCACTGCGGGATAATTTAAAGGTCTTGCCTGAAGATGTAAATAAAATGTATATCATATTTGGTTGTAGTAAAGACAAAGATATAAATTATGCGGTAAAGAACATCTTTCCTTTAGCACAAAAAGTTCTGCTCATCAAAGCCAATAATCCAAGAGCGCTGGACCCATTAGAGATTTTCAAAAAGGCAAAAAGCCATTCCAATAACCTGATCATCGCCAGTTCAATGAGAAACGCCCTGGAGTATGCATTAGCAAATATGGATTACAAATCGGTACTTATTGTTTTCGGTTCTTTTTATTTTTATGCAGACTTGATTAAAGCGATAAATTTAATTGATATAAAAAAGGTCTAA
- a CDS encoding T9SS type A sorting domain-containing protein: MKKIFVSVVACIEIIQAVPYWVTEDFERAELCLKGKPVLQKDVESLRGDWQTWNYLHELVQTAGFVAAMQVADSSNPEFGGVIEGEDQPMVVETDNTQQAVWVWTRYYEITGDTTYFLNIRRAWIYIMNHPAYLEEGTESDYYRVWNCGLALFGETKYRKVFNDSSYLWYSDSCARYILRHPLPFDVSNQYYRRLHPKVTALAAGMLYQYGKEMANQVYRDSALAYGQRVRIWIEQNPNINLNDEIWAMSGGTAVWGLCRSIFDADTASGQFWLSAFLPYMKYYQPTGTWNNSWNIWYANAYNFSGRILQNGTYLNYHHSLTDSMLIQDYDDDGGIPPTRSWNQYQDHSWVSNYMVFMGFEGLMDSIKNFDAGLRYNFARGTRDFFLMGDSLRIFVIAGNYGFRPIVGVNIAINGPNYFADTVLDFPIGEEDTVWFPEIWIPNDTGNFTFTGVSNHPSDQRFSNDTIFNSIFVRPLRNVSGTIRDTILNQGIVAKVFFQFIDDTLGVFFDSANTDSQTGNFHVHLIDSIYNVNVFTEIPYPDLNRRPVYVTPDSFSNLDFYASSADLLIINRDTLGRYSEYYAKPLDSLNITYKIWKPEEQGIFPISRINEFRNNVIIWFTGRSRVNNVTPSEQESLIVFLNGGGKLLISGQNVGEEISQTIFFRNYLHARLLNDSINAIRCYPDLTDSLGRRLGKFQTTGSGGAQNQYSRDLISADSLAHEFLFYDSLQTNCAGIWFNNPFPSHQIIYLGFGLEAVTKMPWSGYVSRKYLLQQFLSWFGLTGIEENFVRNPKMNDFDVFPNPCRKNLIIKWRLNIPLRERRLSLKIFDVTGRLIKEVIPALHDNPLEIFTWDLTDENRDLVPAGVYFIQLMGTNFIRNEKIVVIR, translated from the coding sequence ATGAAAAAAATTTTTGTTAGTGTAGTGGCATGTATTGAAATAATCCAGGCTGTGCCCTACTGGGTAACCGAGGATTTTGAGCGGGCAGAGTTATGTCTGAAGGGCAAACCGGTTTTGCAAAAGGATGTAGAATCTTTGCGAGGTGATTGGCAGACCTGGAACTATCTACATGAGCTTGTTCAGACTGCGGGATTTGTTGCCGCAATGCAAGTTGCCGATTCCTCAAATCCGGAATTTGGTGGCGTGATTGAAGGCGAAGACCAACCAATGGTTGTGGAAACCGATAATACCCAGCAGGCAGTCTGGGTATGGACGAGATATTATGAGATAACTGGAGATACTACTTATTTTCTAAATATCCGTCGGGCATGGATATACATAATGAATCATCCGGCTTATTTAGAAGAGGGGACTGAAAGTGATTATTATCGGGTTTGGAACTGCGGTCTGGCACTATTTGGCGAAACAAAATATAGAAAGGTCTTCAACGATTCAAGTTATCTTTGGTATTCAGATTCCTGTGCCCGGTATATTTTGCGCCATCCACTTCCTTTTGATGTGTCGAACCAGTACTATCGTCGTTTACATCCAAAGGTAACAGCACTTGCTGCGGGAATGTTATACCAGTATGGAAAAGAAATGGCTAATCAAGTTTATCGCGATTCTGCGCTCGCCTATGGGCAAAGAGTAAGAATTTGGATTGAGCAGAATCCCAATATCAATCTCAATGACGAAATTTGGGCGATGTCCGGGGGAACCGCGGTCTGGGGATTGTGCCGGTCAATCTTTGATGCCGATACCGCGAGTGGACAATTTTGGTTGAGTGCTTTTTTACCGTATATGAAATATTATCAACCCACCGGAACATGGAACAATTCTTGGAATATTTGGTATGCAAATGCATATAATTTTTCCGGTCGCATTCTCCAGAATGGCACTTACCTTAATTACCATCATTCCCTTACCGATAGTATGTTGATACAGGATTATGATGATGATGGTGGCATTCCACCCACGCGCTCTTGGAATCAATATCAGGACCATTCCTGGGTTTCAAATTATATGGTATTTATGGGATTTGAAGGATTGATGGATTCAATAAAAAATTTTGATGCTGGTCTCAGATATAACTTTGCACGTGGCACGAGGGATTTCTTTTTGATGGGTGATTCATTAAGGATATTTGTGATTGCAGGCAATTATGGTTTTAGGCCAATTGTGGGCGTAAATATCGCTATTAATGGGCCAAATTATTTTGCTGATACAGTCTTGGATTTTCCTATTGGTGAAGAAGATACCGTCTGGTTTCCCGAAATCTGGATTCCAAATGATACCGGCAATTTTACTTTCACGGGTGTGTCCAACCATCCTTCAGACCAGCGGTTCAGTAATGATACGATTTTTAATTCTATTTTTGTACGGCCCCTGAGGAATGTATCTGGAACAATCCGGGATACAATTTTAAATCAGGGCATTGTTGCTAAGGTATTTTTCCAGTTTATTGATGATACACTTGGTGTGTTCTTTGATAGCGCCAATACAGATTCTCAAACTGGAAACTTCCATGTGCATCTGATTGATTCAATTTATAATGTGAATGTATTTACTGAAATACCCTATCCCGATCTCAACCGGCGGCCCGTCTATGTGACACCCGATTCTTTTTCCAATCTTGATTTCTATGCATCATCCGCTGACTTACTGATAATCAATCGTGATACCCTGGGAAGATATTCGGAATATTATGCAAAACCGCTTGATTCTCTAAATATAACATACAAAATCTGGAAACCCGAAGAACAGGGGATTTTTCCAATCAGTCGGATTAACGAGTTTCGGAATAATGTCATAATCTGGTTTACGGGGAGGAGTCGGGTAAACAATGTGACACCTTCCGAGCAGGAAAGTCTCATTGTTTTTCTTAATGGTGGTGGCAAACTTTTGATTTCTGGGCAGAATGTCGGCGAAGAAATTTCTCAAACCATATTTTTTCGAAACTATCTCCATGCCCGCCTGCTGAATGATTCCATAAATGCGATAAGATGTTATCCCGATTTGACCGATTCGCTCGGCAGAAGATTAGGAAAGTTCCAGACCACCGGTTCCGGTGGGGCGCAAAACCAGTATTCGCGGGATTTGATTTCTGCTGACAGCCTCGCCCACGAATTTCTGTTTTATGATTCGCTCCAAACAAATTGTGCAGGTATATGGTTTAATAATCCTTTTCCTTCCCACCAGATAATTTATCTTGGTTTTGGTCTTGAGGCAGTTACCAAGATGCCTTGGTCCGGTTATGTTTCGAGAAAATATTTACTCCAGCAATTTCTAAGTTGGTTTGGGCTAACTGGCATTGAGGAAAATTTTGTGCGAAATCCAAAGATGAATGATTTTGATGTCTTTCCGAACCCATGCCGAAAAAATTTGATAATCAAATGGCGCTTGAATATTCCGCTAAGGGAGAGGAGATTAAGCTTGAAGATATTTGATGTGACAGGCAGGTTAATTAAAGAAGTTATCCCGGCTCTGCACGACAATCCCTTAGAAATCTTTACTTGGGATTTAACCGATGAGAATAGAGATTTAGTTCCTGCTGGGGTTTATTTCATTCAATTAATGGGTACTAATTTCATAAGGAATGAGAAGATTGTGGTAATAAGATGA
- a CDS encoding radical SAM protein: MLRYFNRKIKFQNLYADHPTNSTFPKSEVKEIIDLEWVDGFIKEIKPYIYVRELDNLLILIPNQVYKLNQSGVAILNYLLKGNSIKNLIELTGDDDEKRKDLYYFFCDLRAIVRGCLKEGEKRESVSYYEFKSDLNDYPILSEIAVTYRCNLNCEFCYVGHKDYPELKTADLKKIIFKIYNEAKVPSVSFTGGEPLLRKDIVSLVEYANKIGLWTNLITNGTMLTKELVRSLKKAGLKSAQVSLEGPNGEIHDRITGVKNSFAKTIAGIKYLLEERIAVHTNTTISRHNINHLEGILLLIKSLGLKRLSMNLMIPCGSAERRSDLWISYSEVGPHILKIKNHAQKENIQFLWYSPIPVCKFNPIAHGLGNKSCAAITGLLSIDPMGNILPCSSWREPVGSLLKSSFKEIWHSPMLSYFKNADYAPAECHKCPEFSICKGACPLFWKVFSVDTISGGDFHKIENSSDGNELRLQMVSRSSQH; the protein is encoded by the coding sequence ATGTTAAGATATTTTAATAGAAAAATTAAATTCCAGAATCTGTATGCCGATCATCCGACAAATTCTACATTTCCGAAATCAGAGGTAAAAGAAATAATCGATTTAGAATGGGTGGATGGGTTTATAAAAGAGATCAAGCCTTATATTTATGTGAGGGAGTTAGATAATCTTTTAATTTTGATTCCCAATCAGGTTTATAAATTAAATCAATCAGGAGTTGCGATTTTAAACTATCTTTTAAAAGGTAATTCGATAAAAAACCTTATTGAACTGACTGGTGATGATGATGAAAAGAGAAAAGATCTGTACTACTTTTTCTGCGATTTGCGGGCTATTGTTAGGGGGTGTCTGAAAGAAGGTGAGAAGAGAGAGAGTGTATCCTATTATGAATTTAAGAGTGATTTAAATGATTATCCAATCCTCTCTGAGATTGCTGTCACCTATCGGTGCAATCTCAATTGTGAATTCTGCTATGTGGGCCATAAAGATTATCCTGAACTAAAGACAGCAGATTTGAAAAAGATTATATTCAAGATATACAATGAAGCAAAAGTACCATCAGTCAGTTTTACTGGAGGTGAGCCTTTATTAAGGAAAGATATTGTATCTCTGGTAGAATATGCAAATAAGATTGGTTTGTGGACAAATTTAATAACGAATGGGACGATGCTTACAAAGGAACTCGTAAGATCTTTGAAAAAGGCGGGTTTGAAAAGTGCCCAGGTAAGTTTGGAAGGTCCGAATGGCGAAATACATGACAGGATTACCGGGGTAAAGAATTCTTTTGCGAAAACCATTGCCGGAATAAAATATCTTCTTGAAGAGCGAATCGCTGTCCATACAAATACCACGATCTCAAGACACAATATAAATCACCTTGAAGGGATATTGTTATTGATCAAATCCTTAGGTTTGAAGAGACTATCGATGAATCTTATGATTCCTTGTGGAAGCGCCGAGCGGAGAAGTGATTTATGGATATCATACTCAGAGGTTGGTCCGCACATCTTGAAGATTAAAAACCATGCCCAGAAAGAGAATATTCAATTTTTATGGTATTCACCAATTCCGGTATGCAAATTCAATCCTATTGCTCATGGATTGGGGAACAAATCCTGTGCGGCAATTACTGGATTATTGAGCATAGACCCGATGGGCAATATTCTGCCCTGTTCATCCTGGAGAGAACCAGTGGGTTCGTTATTAAAAAGCAGTTTTAAAGAAATCTGGCATTCACCAATGTTGAGTTATTTCAAGAATGCTGATTATGCACCAGCGGAGTGCCATAAATGTCCCGAATTTAGCATATGCAAAGGGGCATGCCCGTTATTCTGGAAGGTATTTTCTGTAGACACCATCTCCGGCGGCGATTTTCATAAAATTGAAAATTCATCAGACGGAAATGAACTCAGGTTACAGATGGTAAGTCGTTCCTCCCAACATTAG
- a CDS encoding T9SS type A sorting domain-containing protein has translation MKLSMIVYFILSQWSAPINFGIPGVEDCNPQTCREQLWEGRTCLVWQAFTGGGGWEIYSRFIGYNWSDTVCISNSSYWDINPSVAYDTLRNCFWCVWQNNFSGINYQIHVSYSLGNSWTPPARLTNDLYNNTSPSVCVVGTNVWVVWKKANNIYSCYYDGTSWSAPIPVTNDASVINYDPKISNRHNHPFVVWVREGDIYYSEYINNAWTTPQAIAPHPAEDIMPEIAVTPQWPDPYRRVWVVWQSNRDGNYELYRTGCDSLNVFYRITNNTSNDIDPNPLDYMLTVRESGPPLIGFSSDRNGTYDIYSLRRYWTGGYDTIPVDINPAEDILPVTTMVNGYPSYLWIFWETNRNGDRDIYGSYITLYSGIDDIRTTLQNHHLRCIPNPLTDRCFIQYRLEKNSRINLSLYNHQGALVQKIYQGLEKPGTHYVATNFDSHCNGIYFIVLKTEEVSVAEKVIILK, from the coding sequence ATGAAATTATCAATGATTGTTTATTTTATTTTATCCCAATGGTCAGCACCAATAAATTTTGGAATCCCTGGTGTTGAAGACTGCAATCCCCAAACCTGTAGAGAACAGTTGTGGGAAGGCCGCACCTGCCTTGTCTGGCAGGCTTTCACAGGGGGTGGCGGTTGGGAGATATACTCAAGGTTTATTGGTTATAATTGGAGTGATACAGTTTGTATATCAAATAGCTCATACTGGGATATCAATCCGAGTGTGGCTTATGATACCTTAAGAAATTGTTTCTGGTGTGTCTGGCAAAATAATTTCTCAGGAATAAACTATCAGATTCATGTCTCTTACAGTTTGGGCAATTCATGGACACCGCCAGCTCGTTTGACCAATGATTTGTATAACAATACATCGCCCTCGGTCTGTGTTGTTGGCACCAATGTCTGGGTGGTATGGAAGAAAGCCAACAATATCTATTCCTGTTATTATGATGGCACTTCGTGGTCGGCGCCTATCCCAGTAACCAATGATGCTTCTGTAATTAACTATGATCCTAAAATAAGCAATCGCCATAATCACCCCTTTGTCGTCTGGGTGAGAGAGGGGGATATTTATTACAGCGAATATATAAACAATGCCTGGACGACGCCTCAGGCGATTGCACCTCATCCGGCCGAGGATATCATGCCTGAGATCGCTGTGACACCACAATGGCCTGACCCGTATCGAAGAGTCTGGGTAGTATGGCAAAGCAACCGTGACGGGAATTATGAACTCTACCGCACCGGATGTGATAGTTTGAATGTCTTCTATCGAATAACGAATAATACTTCAAATGACATTGATCCCAATCCCCTTGATTATATGCTTACGGTTCGTGAATCAGGACCACCGCTTATCGGCTTTAGTTCTGACCGTAATGGAACCTATGATATCTACTCGCTCCGTCGTTACTGGACAGGTGGTTATGACACAATTCCTGTAGACATCAATCCAGCCGAAGACATTCTACCCGTAACCACAATGGTGAATGGCTACCCTTCTTATTTATGGATTTTCTGGGAGACAAACCGAAATGGCGATCGGGATATCTATGGCTCTTACATTACATTATACAGCGGCATTGATGACATTAGGACCACTCTGCAAAATCATCATTTAAGATGTATCCCAAACCCGCTTACTGATAGGTGCTTTATTCAGTACCGATTAGAAAAAAATAGCAGAATTAACCTGTCACTCTACAACCACCAAGGAGCCCTGGTGCAAAAAATTTATCAAGGGTTAGAAAAGCCAGGCACTCATTATGTGGCAACCAATTTTGATTCCCACTGTAATGGGATTTACTTTATAGTGCTTAAAACCGAAGAAGTCTCTGTGGCGGAAAAAGTGATCATCCTAAAATGA
- a CDS encoding PAC2 family protein, which produces MNFSGNFSKKNQASDWVRWIKKPELNKPELFIIWEKIPGRIGEAAFRAINEKIGLDCIGEIIPQIFYPLNGVDIENDVAYIPHNRFYYSPQLNLVIFKGYEPQVNHYRFIEVIVDYLCPELSISVLYTLNGFVANISYNVTRKLWAVYNENKMKEQMSNYGLYNLTYEGTPAVSSYLLYEAKKRNLLGMSLWCEIPFYLALVDDFQMQRVVLQFLKNKFDLDFNLVAVDRLCEEQKEKILNLRLKDKKVDQYLWSIEMNIALSQEESLYLTNKILEELR; this is translated from the coding sequence ATGAATTTTTCCGGGAATTTTTCCAAAAAGAATCAGGCAAGTGATTGGGTAAGGTGGATTAAAAAACCGGAATTAAATAAACCCGAGTTATTCATAATCTGGGAAAAAATTCCGGGGCGGATTGGTGAGGCAGCTTTTCGGGCAATCAATGAAAAGATTGGCCTTGATTGCATCGGTGAAATAATCCCGCAGATTTTTTACCCTTTAAATGGTGTGGATATTGAGAATGATGTTGCCTATATTCCACATAATAGATTTTACTATTCGCCGCAGTTAAATTTAGTAATATTCAAAGGTTATGAGCCCCAGGTGAATCATTATCGGTTTATTGAGGTCATCGTTGACTACCTTTGCCCGGAACTTTCTATCTCCGTATTATATACATTAAACGGTTTTGTAGCAAATATCAGTTATAATGTCACCCGAAAGCTATGGGCGGTTTATAATGAAAACAAAATGAAAGAGCAGATGAGCAATTATGGACTTTATAACTTAACTTACGAGGGGACGCCGGCAGTGAGCAGTTACCTCTTGTATGAGGCAAAGAAAAGGAATCTTTTGGGAATGAGTTTATGGTGTGAAATACCTTTTTATCTTGCACTTGTGGACGATTTTCAAATGCAAAGGGTGGTTTTACAATTTTTAAAAAATAAATTTGATTTGGATTTTAATCTTGTAGCAGTCGACCGGCTTTGTGAAGAACAGAAGGAAAAGATACTTAATCTAAGACTCAAGGATAAAAAGGTTGACCAGTATCTTTGGTCGATTGAAATGAATATTGCGCTGAGTCAGGAAGAAAGTCTTTATCTCACCAATAAAATACTTGAAGAACTCCGTTGA
- a CDS encoding PAS domain S-box protein has translation MVKKKEDSSADYKKIIEALARAGDGDLTTEIDLSSNDPNLNTIAREFNKMVNKLKSAFNELRESNRQLDAKVKRLERIFDNSEDIIVFINKYGTIVDINKSVKQILGYDPDDLKGKHFAKAGVILAEEVSALLEAFKNALKKEVVRNPIGLTVVTKEGNKLNMEANASLLKNEDEIEGMVVVLRNVTRHIQKDIRLQEEKEKLRSILSSIEDLVLIVDKDSRLVEYYESSAHPESFAFVPLKQYLGKPVKTLFPKSIALEMEKAINYCMKKKEFQEIDYPLSSGKKVIWFSTRITPLQNPASEVTGAAILIRDITPQVEMEKILEQTEEKYRKVFEQSPQGLLILDAEGRIVDVNKKMCEWLGYKRNEMIGKDHIMYPFLTKSGKIMAVRKFIQRLAGKIVPPYELEFVAKDGTVYIGEVDARTIKDEDGNITMVVVMVTDVTRRR, from the coding sequence ATGGTAAAGAAAAAAGAGGATTCCAGCGCCGATTACAAAAAAATTATTGAGGCACTGGCGAGGGCGGGAGATGGTGATTTAACCACCGAAATTGATCTATCTTCAAATGACCCAAATTTAAATACAATTGCCCGGGAATTTAATAAAATGGTTAATAAACTGAAATCAGCATTTAATGAACTGAGAGAATCAAATCGGCAGTTGGATGCAAAAGTAAAAAGATTAGAGCGAATTTTTGATAATAGCGAAGATATCATCGTTTTTATCAATAAATATGGGACGATTGTTGATATCAATAAGAGCGTTAAACAGATTTTAGGTTATGACCCCGATGATTTAAAGGGTAAACACTTTGCCAAGGCCGGAGTGATTTTGGCTGAGGAAGTGTCTGCTCTTCTGGAAGCCTTTAAAAACGCCTTGAAAAAAGAGGTCGTTAGAAATCCCATAGGTCTCACCGTTGTGACAAAAGAGGGTAATAAGTTAAACATGGAGGCAAATGCCAGTTTGTTGAAAAATGAAGATGAAATTGAAGGAATGGTGGTGGTATTAAGGAATGTGACAAGGCATATTCAAAAGGATATCAGACTGCAAGAGGAAAAGGAAAAATTGCGCTCTATTTTGTCTTCCATTGAAGATTTGGTTTTAATCGTGGACAAAGATTCACGGCTGGTTGAATATTACGAATCATCTGCCCATCCCGAGAGTTTTGCATTTGTCCCGCTCAAACAATATCTCGGTAAACCGGTGAAAACACTTTTTCCGAAATCCATCGCCTTAGAGATGGAGAAAGCAATAAATTACTGTATGAAAAAGAAAGAATTTCAAGAGATTGATTATCCTTTATCCAGTGGAAAAAAAGTCATCTGGTTTAGCACCCGCATTACACCCCTCCAGAATCCCGCAAGTGAGGTAACTGGTGCGGCGATACTTATTCGCGATATTACTCCCCAGGTGGAAATGGAGAAAATTCTGGAACAGACCGAAGAGAAATACCGCAAGGTATTTGAACAATCACCTCAGGGTCTGCTCATTCTGGACGCTGAAGGTCGGATTGTGGATGTAAATAAAAAAATGTGTGAGTGGCTTGGCTATAAACGGAATGAGATGATCGGGAAGGACCACATAATGTATCCTTTCCTTACCAAATCCGGAAAGATAATGGCAGTGAGAAAATTTATTCAGCGCCTGGCGGGAAAGATTGTGCCGCCCTATGAACTTGAGTTTGTTGCTAAGGACGGCACGGTCTATATTGGTGAGGTCGATGCCCGGACCATTAAAGATGAAGACGGCAATATCACAATGGTGGTGGTGATGGTCACCGATGTGACCCGCCGCAGATGA